A single region of the Halorussus gelatinilyticus genome encodes:
- a CDS encoding FecCD family ABC transporter permease gives MASQNANESSTGSRRDEKVADWMDSSLVVLCVASVAVTVLGGLAQVRFGTYPMSLAEAWRAVFNPEVVLNPDAWRAFLLGAEVPEMNRRSLIVWNIRMPRVFVAIAAGMCLAVSGAIFQAVTRNELASPFVLGVSSGAGFTVLLTLVVFSSLTPFLPLLAALGGTFAFLLVYFIAWKDGTSPVRLVLAGVIVNMVFSSLQRALFFFADDLGTVQSAMAWITGSLTGVGWEQFRIAALPTLLVVAFALAGARQLNLLLLGEQTASALGMRVERVRFLLSGVAILAASAAISVAGIIGFFGLVVPHIVRLTVGSDYRRLLVGCVFVGPALMVVADVGARLALSPVQIPVGVVTGVIGGPYFLYLMRKQDQMGEI, from the coding sequence ATGGCGAGCCAGAACGCCAACGAGTCGTCCACGGGGTCACGACGCGACGAAAAAGTGGCCGACTGGATGGACTCCTCGCTCGTCGTCCTGTGTGTCGCGAGCGTCGCCGTCACCGTCCTCGGCGGACTCGCCCAAGTGAGATTCGGCACGTACCCGATGAGTCTCGCCGAGGCGTGGCGGGCCGTCTTCAACCCCGAGGTCGTCCTGAACCCGGACGCGTGGAGGGCCTTCCTGCTCGGCGCCGAGGTGCCGGAGATGAACAGGCGGAGCCTCATCGTCTGGAACATCCGGATGCCGCGGGTGTTCGTCGCCATCGCGGCGGGCATGTGTCTCGCGGTGTCGGGCGCCATCTTTCAGGCGGTGACGCGAAACGAACTCGCCAGCCCGTTCGTCCTCGGCGTGAGTTCGGGGGCCGGGTTCACCGTCCTGCTGACGCTGGTCGTGTTCAGCAGCCTCACGCCGTTCCTCCCGCTACTGGCGGCGCTCGGCGGGACGTTCGCCTTCCTGTTAGTGTACTTCATCGCGTGGAAGGACGGGACGAGCCCGGTCCGGCTCGTCCTCGCGGGCGTCATCGTCAACATGGTGTTCAGCTCGCTCCAGCGCGCGCTGTTCTTCTTCGCCGACGACTTGGGCACCGTCCAGTCGGCGATGGCGTGGATTACCGGCTCGCTGACGGGCGTCGGCTGGGAGCAGTTCCGCATCGCGGCCCTCCCGACGCTCCTCGTCGTCGCCTTCGCGCTGGCCGGGGCGCGACAGCTGAACCTCCTGTTGCTGGGCGAGCAGACGGCGAGCGCGCTCGGGATGCGCGTCGAGCGCGTCCGGTTCCTCCTGTCGGGAGTCGCCATCTTGGCGGCCAGCGCGGCCATCTCCGTCGCGGGAATCATCGGCTTCTTCGGGCTCGTCGTCCCCCACATCGTCCGTCTCACCGTCGGGAGCGACTATCGTCGGTTGCTCGTCGGCTGCGTGTTCGTCGGCCCGGCGTTGATGGTCGTCGCGGACGTCGGTGCTCGACTGGCGCTGAGTCCCGTCCAGATACCCGTCGGCGTCGTCACCGGCGTCATCGGCGGTCCGTACTTCCTCTACCTGATGCGCAAGCAAGACCAGATGGGTGAGATATGA
- a CDS encoding NAD(P)/FAD-dependent oxidoreductase, whose amino-acid sequence MSDRGTDDRDGPGEGRPGESDAPADESDDRAGATGDPDRYDVAVVGGGPAGCSAAVFAARYGLDAVLFDRGRSSIRQCAYLENYLGFPAGVGIETFYELMHDHVTTAGCELVADLVASVTREGDGERFVVETEGDRRVSATRVVAATRYDGDYLRALGDGTLLESAAVEGDDAEESDDEARERLDRSAIDSDGTTPIDGLYVASPSDEADRQAVVAAGRGARVGLAVVRDARRAAGYPEPVADHYDWVRREAARDDEWADRNRWREYYDGRRPEDADVDDARWETLRERDIDRRFGTYLSDDEIAARTERGQRRLLDHIDDELVVERAREIESDPVEASR is encoded by the coding sequence ATGTCGGACCGCGGGACAGACGACCGGGACGGGCCGGGTGAGGGCCGACCCGGTGAGAGCGACGCCCCGGCCGACGAGAGCGACGACCGGGCCGGCGCGACGGGCGACCCCGACCGCTACGACGTGGCCGTCGTCGGGGGCGGGCCGGCCGGCTGTTCGGCGGCCGTGTTCGCCGCGCGGTACGGACTGGACGCCGTGCTGTTCGACCGCGGCCGGTCCTCGATTCGACAGTGCGCCTACCTGGAGAACTACCTCGGATTCCCCGCCGGCGTCGGCATCGAGACGTTCTACGAACTGATGCACGACCACGTCACGACCGCGGGATGCGAACTGGTCGCCGACCTCGTGGCGTCGGTGACCCGCGAGGGAGACGGCGAGCGGTTCGTCGTGGAGACCGAGGGCGACCGTCGCGTCTCGGCGACCCGCGTCGTCGCGGCCACGCGCTACGACGGCGACTACCTCCGCGCGCTCGGCGACGGGACGCTGCTCGAGTCCGCCGCAGTGGAGGGCGACGACGCCGAGGAGAGCGACGACGAAGCGCGCGAGCGTCTCGACCGCTCCGCCATCGATTCCGACGGGACGACGCCGATAGACGGTCTCTACGTCGCGTCGCCCTCCGACGAGGCGGACCGACAGGCCGTCGTCGCCGCGGGTCGCGGCGCGCGCGTCGGTCTCGCGGTCGTCCGCGACGCGCGGCGCGCGGCGGGCTACCCCGAGCCGGTCGCCGACCACTACGACTGGGTGCGCCGGGAGGCGGCCCGCGACGACGAGTGGGCCGACCGTAACCGGTGGCGCGAGTACTACGACGGCCGCCGCCCCGAGGACGCCGACGTGGACGACGCCCGGTGGGAGACGCTCCGTGAACGCGACATCGACCGGCGGTTCGGGACGTACCTCTCGGACGACGAGATAGCGGCGCGGACCGAGCGCGGCCAGCGTCGCCTGCTCGACCACATCGACGACGAACTCGTCGTCGAGCGCGCACGCGAAATCGAGTCCGACCCGGTGGAGGCGAGTCGATAA